Proteins from a genomic interval of Chionomys nivalis chromosome 7, mChiNiv1.1, whole genome shotgun sequence:
- the Smim23 gene encoding small integral membrane protein 23 encodes MAIQKTGGRGQGAAELLEQRRSSHCDDRKQTLLALLVLVLYLGTGISGSGWEVSGRIRDCNHPQNPVASQGFEHQTYEPAEEPIRTLRKWLKINLHGFLEKLEKEVREFEQLVRDLEFWLDALLGEPRPEDLCSTHKGHL; translated from the exons ATGGCAATCCAGAAGACGGGAGGCAGGGGGCAAGGGGCAGCTGAACTGCTTGAGCAGAGAAGGAGCAGCCACTGTGATGACAGGAAGCAG ACACTGTTAGCGCTGTTGGTTCTGGTGCTGTACCTGGGCACAGGGATATCAG GAAGCGGCTGGGAAGTATCGGGACGGATCAGGGACTGCAATCACCCTCAGAACCCTGTGGCATCCCAG GGCTTTGAGCATCAGACCTATGAACCCGCTGAAGAGCCGATAAGGACCCTCAGGAAGTGGCTGAAGATAAACTTGCATGGCTTTTTGGAGAAGCTAGAGAAAGAAGTGAGAGAGTTCGAACAGCTGGTGCGTGACCTGGAATTCTGGCTCGACGCGCTTCTGGGAGAGCCACGCCCAGAAGATCTCTGCTCCACCCACAAGGGCCATTTATGA